GCCGACAGCTGACCCGAGATGACGGCCGCATTCAGCAGCACGATCATATAGAGCAGCGCCTTCGACATTGCTGAAGCAATCGGCTTAGCGAGCTCGACCGCGTCCCGCTCTCTGAGCCAATGGCCAGTCATCATGCCGAGCAACGTTGGAAGGAGCACCAGCTTCAGCAGGCTGAGCATAAGTGCCGCTGTATCTAGCTCAATGGTAGAGCCGAGCAGCAGCCGTACCGAGGCGGGAACAAGCAGCGGACTGAGCAGCGTGTTCAGCGTCACGAGCGACAGCGTCGTAGCCAGATTCCCCATGCTGTACGCCACCCAGAAGATCGAGGTGACCCCGAGCGGCAGCAGCGCCATGAGCGTCAATCCGGTAATAAGCTCAGGAGTCGTCTCGAATAGCGCTGCAGACAGCTGATGAATGATGAGCGGAATGCCTGCATGCACCGTCAGCAGGAACAGGATGAACAGCGCTGGCCTCCTCAATACGTCCGCGAATTGCCTCACATCGGCGTTCAGCGAGGAGACGAAGGTGAGCGCCATGAATAAATACGGCGTCCAGCCCGTCCAGCCCGTCAGCTGCTCGCCAGAGAAGGCGCCTACGCCCATAATGAACGGCATAATAATATACATCCAGCGGTCAAGCAGTCCGTTCGTCCGTCGTATTACTTCCATACGTCCGTTCCCCCGACGTCTGTCATAACGCCTCAACAGCCTCGCGCAGCGCTTGCTCCAGCTCTGCACGAGCCTTCTGCAGCTCATCCTCCGACCAGCTGAGCTTCTGTCCCATATACCTTATGACTGCCTCCTGGTGCTCCAGCACCCACGCGCGATGGAACAGAAGTGCTCCCGTGCGGCGGACGAAGAAGTCGCAAGGCGTCGCCGTCTGTTCCTCCTCCATGCTGTACTCGAGCTCGGCAAGCACGTCAAGCGGCATACCAGACGACGCCACGTCTTGACGAAGACGCAGCACAAGGGCGAACACCCGATGGACATTCGAGCCGTAGCGACGTGCCAGCCGC
Above is a genomic segment from Paenibacillus sp. YYML68 containing:
- a CDS encoding bile acid:sodium symporter family protein; its protein translation is MEVIRRTNGLLDRWMYIIMPFIMGVGAFSGEQLTGWTGWTPYLFMALTFVSSLNADVRQFADVLRRPALFILFLLTVHAGIPLIIHQLSAALFETTPELITGLTLMALLPLGVTSIFWVAYSMGNLATTLSLVTLNTLLSPLLVPASVRLLLGSTIELDTAALMLSLLKLVLLPTLLGMMTGHWLRERDAVELAKPIASAMSKALLYMIVLLNAAVISGQLSAVEGQLVKLTATVLGAMLFGYGMSLLLGRLLMRDQAGRIAVMYAGGVRNYTVGVVLAAAYFTPLVGLPVLLAMLLQHPVALLFHTLYRNLGRNKP